The Lysinibacillus timonensis nucleotide sequence AATGACGTATCTAGCTGACAAAGATAAATAATAGAAATTATTCTGGCTTATATTTAACAGAGCAGTTTTTCAAGTGATTAAACACGTTGAAAGATGTTCAAGCTTAAATATAAGCTTTTTTCTTTATAAATATAAACATTTTGATAAAATAACCGAAATATACAATAGAACTAAATATGATGGGAGGCGTTGTTGTGAAAATTACATCTTATGGTGTGAATAATGTAAATCCATACAAAAAACAACAACAAAAACTGAATGCGGTGAATGGTAATACACCGTTTGCCGATAAAATTGAAATTTCACCAGCTGCAAAAGAAATGCAAGTGAATTCGGGCTATTCTGCTGAACGTGCTGAAAAGGTAGAAAAAATTAAAGCTCAAATTGAATCTGGTGAGTATCAGGTAAATGCACGTAAAGTTGCAGAAGATATGCTAAATTATTACCGCAAATAATCAATAGTAATTGATCTACAAAAGGAGTCCAGGACCAATGTCTGTACAACCAATCATTGAAATTCTAGAAAAACTTGAAAAAGTGCATCATAGTTTGCTTGAGCTAGCTTTAAAGAAAACTGAGGTTG carries:
- the flgM gene encoding flagellar biosynthesis anti-sigma factor FlgM, coding for MKITSYGVNNVNPYKKQQQKLNAVNGNTPFADKIEISPAAKEMQVNSGYSAERAEKVEKIKAQIESGEYQVNARKVAEDMLNYYRK